The Nicotiana tabacum cultivar K326 chromosome 5, ASM71507v2, whole genome shotgun sequence sequence ttttgcccaaaaattctataaattcttttgttgagcttgcagattcatttatcaaagaACACTCGAgagctcaaaaagtcgaaaaaggaatggaggatattttcaaaataaagcaaGGAGATTCGAAGCTGCTCAGAGAATTCGTAGACAGATTTCAGCATGAAAGGATGACATTGCcacgtgtacctgataactgggcggCTATGACTTTTACCAGCAATCTAAACGAGAAGAGTTCAGAGGCCACGAGAATACTCAAGGAAAGCCTACGAGAATttccagcaacaacttggaatgatgtttacaatagATACAACACGAAGCTACGAATAAAAGAAGATACTATTACTCAATTTCAAAAAGAGGAGAAGGTAAGTTCAAGGCGTGGTGAAACTGAAAAAAGGTCCAGTAAAAACATATATGAGCCTTATATGGGACCAGCAGGAAGAGACTCACACTCAAAATAGGATAACTCAAGGTATGATCATAGGTCAAGAGATAGAGAATCAGGCTCATTATCAAGGTTCGGGAAAGAACGAAACGCACGAGAAACACATGGTGATGACAGAAGCTCTAAGGCGAAGATCCGCAATTACAGTTTTAATGTAAGCACGTCTGAATTGGTGGCTGTTTTAAGGAGCATGGGCGACAAGGTACGctggccaaaagaaatgagatcaaacccaaaCAGGCGAAATCCTGATCATCGGTGC is a genomic window containing:
- the LOC142180731 gene encoding uncharacterized protein LOC142180731; translated protein: MEDIFKIKQGDSKLLREFVDRFQHERMTLPRVPDNWAAMTFTSNLNEKSSEATRILKESLREFPATTWNDVYNRYNTKLRIKEDTITQFQKEEKDNSRYDHRSRDRESGSLSRFGKERNARETHGDDRSSKAKIRNYSFNVSTSELVAVLRSMGDKVRWPKEMRSNPNRRNPDHRCEFHHNHDHKMADCRLLQGEVDHLLNQGYLTELFSEKGKQAYMKNRQEPPKPPSPKRIVNVISGGEEINGVTYTVAKKVSKVTVTYGKQV